One region of Eupeodes corollae chromosome 1, idEupCoro1.1, whole genome shotgun sequence genomic DNA includes:
- the LOC129940935 gene encoding GPI mannosyltransferase 4 yields MRVTKYFETFMRKNKNADEHWCTYMFFVVLRLVLVFIPQLGYVHPDEFFQSTEIFIGEHFQLEHIRSWEFNSTFPLRSVAVSLITLKIPLNLLEIIAVNLRGFFGIDIICSYTYLVFPRLVMCILSFVNDWSLYKVCQLYSLRYEIRLLALGSSHVMLIFGTRTFSNSIEMAISSVLLYLVAECMIHSNTVIYKKEFLEERYEKADSIGERVKIWKLKNALPPHNYNRLLLMSTLCVAGVFNRPTFLLFGAPMVFYWMLRGMGTKSVSFKHFNLRMALFCLSAVPATLLFTIIDSFYYKYLTMGELHMVQIGINNFVFTPWNFIKYNIDPTKTAQHGLHPRYIHLLVNIPLLYNILGVIALVAFGQQMLRFFKAEYQGLPRAQSIVGLMSAAIFAPVFFMSLINHQEARFLIPFTFPIVLLHSPKLVTGFCTSYPFKEEHPFLRFVYEKFLCSRASARYLLKTWYTLNIALVIFFGFIHQSGVFPLAQHFETSMQTKAPNENLHLITSHVYSFPLSFVNIPSSGLVRVNRHTGQKYRHRKDFYLYEYGSTDLSKLILKLKIILNHCETKQQTQKLKYRLYLAIPASLTDQLHEVAYKSNMTSIDYELIKVFYPHLSTEALPNPFGRHPCDLNTPIDDLKGTCQVPASFQAKDDFLSMAYLSRQFSAFAHQFGLALYKFEIKHNKRIY; encoded by the exons atgagGGTTACAAAATATTTCGAAACATTTATGCGTAAAAACAAGAACGCCGACGAACATTGGTGCACTTATATGTTCTTCGTCGTTCTTCGATTAGTTTTGGTTTTCATTCCACAACTTGGTTACGTTCATCCCGATGAGTTTTTTCAGTCGACAGAAATATTTATTG GCGAGCATTTCCAACTGGAGCACATCCGCAGCTGGGAATTCAACAGCACATTCCCTCTACGCAGCGTTGCTGTCTCCCTGATTACCCTAAAAATCCCTCTAAATCTCCTCGAGATAATTGCCGTCAATTTGCGAGGATTCTTTGGAATTGACATTATTTGTAGTTACACTTATTTGGTGTTTCCTCGGCTGGTTATGTGCATTCTTTCGTTTGTGAACGATTGGAGTTTGTACAAAGTCTGCCAGTTGTACTCCCTGCGCTATGAAATCCGCCTGTTGGCTCTGGGTAGCTCTCATGTCATGTTGATCTTCGGCACTCGGACATTCTCGAATTCCATAGAAATGGCCATATCCTCCGTCCTGTTGTATCTGGTGGCCGAATGCATGATTCATTCGAATACCGTGATCTACAAAAAAGAGTTCCTCGAGGAGCGCTACGAGAAAGCCGATTCGATAGGGGAGCGAGTGAAGATTTGGAAATTGAAAAACGCCCTCCCGCCGCACAACTACAACCGCCTTCTGCTAATGTCAACTCTCTGCGTAGCTGGCGTCTTCAATCGTCCGACCTTTCTGCTATTCGGAGCCCCTATGGTCTTCTATTGGATGCTCAGGGGGATGGGTACTAAATCTGTAAGTTTCAAGCACTTCAACTTGCGAATGGCTCTATTTTGTCTGTCCGCTGTTCCTGCGACATTGCTCTTCACAATTATCGACTCTTTCTACTACAAGTACCTAACCATGGGCGAGCTGCACATGGTCCAAATTGGAATCAATAATTTCGTCTTCACTCCATGGAACTTCATCAAGTACAACATCGATCCGACCAAGACCGCCCAACACGGGCTGCATCCACGGTACATCCATCTTTTGGTCAACATTCCGCTGCTCTACAACATTCTGGGAGTAATCGCCCTGGTTGCCTTCGGCCAGCAGATGCTGCGCTTCTTCAAGGCAGAGTACCAAGGTCTCCCTAGAGCCCAATCGATCGTGGGCCTGATGTCGGCGGCAATCTTTGCTCCTGTGTTCTTTATGTCACTGATCAATCATCAGGAGGCGCGCTTTCTCATTCCATTCACATTCCCCATTGTTCTGCTGCATTCCCCCAAACTTGTCACAGGCTTCTGCACGTCCTATCCCTTCAAGGAGGAACACCCGTTCCTACGATTCGTGTACGAGAAATTCCTATGCAGTCGGGCGAGTGCCAGATACCTCCTGAAGACCTGGTACACCCTCAACATCGCCTTAGTGATCTTCTTCGGATTCATCCATCAGTCTGGGGTCTTCCCTCTGGCACAGCACTTTGAGACGTCCATGCAGACTAAGGCGCCGAACGAAAACCTCCACCTGATCACCTCCCATGTGTATAGCTTCCCACTTAGCTTCGTCAACATTCCCAGTTCCGGATTGGTTCGAGTGAATCGACACACCGGACAGAAGTACCGCCACAGAAAAGATTTCTATCTCTACGAATACGGCAGCACAGACCTCTCCAAGTTGATTCTCAAGCTCAAAATCATCCTCAATCACTGCGAAACCAAACAACAAACGCAGAAGCTAAAGTATCGCCTATATCTGGCGATTCCCGCCAGTTTGACTGACCAACTGCATGAAGTTGCATACAAGTCCAACATGACTTCGATCGATTATGAATTGATCAAGGTGTTCTATCCTCATCTGTCGACAGAGGCTTTGCCAAATCCATTCGGTCGACATCCCTGCGATTTGAATACACCAATAGATGATCTCAAAGGAACTTGTCAGGTGCCAGCCTCCTTCCAGGCAAAGGACGATTTCCTGTCGATGGCTTATTTGAGTAGACAATTTTCGGCGTTTGCTCATCAATTCGGATTGGCCTTatataagtttgaaattaaacataataaaagaatttattaa